One window from the genome of Lentibacillus daqui encodes:
- a CDS encoding quaternary amine ABC transporter ATP-binding protein has translation MPVIEVKDLTKIFGKNRKAALKLLNEGKTKAEILAETGCTVGVNRASFSVEPGETFVIMGLSGSGKSTLVRLINRLIEPTKGNVHIDGEDLAVMDKSSLRKVRREKLSMVFQQFALFPYRTILENAEYGLEIQKVPKEERRKRAKEALELVGLGNYLEQTPGQLSGGMQQRVGLARALANDPEVLLMDEAFSALDPLIRKDMQDELIDLQAKMQKTIIFITHDLDEALRLGDRIALMKDGSIVQIGTPEEILVHPANDYVEKFVEDIDRSKVLTAQHIMRRPETINIEKHGPRVALERMREEGLSSIFVVDRHRNLKGYVTAEDASDARKNDVRDINEIIKNDIPRVESDTPMNDIFNIIYDAPIPVAVVEDGKLLGIIIRGTVISALAGEGEVNLNA, from the coding sequence ATGCCGGTTATTGAAGTCAAAGATTTGACCAAAATATTTGGAAAAAATCGAAAAGCGGCGCTGAAGCTTTTGAATGAAGGCAAGACAAAAGCAGAAATTTTAGCGGAAACTGGCTGTACAGTAGGGGTTAACCGTGCCTCTTTTTCTGTTGAACCCGGAGAAACATTCGTAATTATGGGTTTATCCGGTAGTGGGAAATCAACGTTGGTTCGATTAATTAACCGTCTAATTGAACCAACAAAAGGAAACGTGCATATTGATGGCGAGGATCTCGCAGTCATGGACAAAAGTTCGTTACGCAAAGTACGCCGGGAAAAACTAAGTATGGTATTTCAACAATTTGCCTTATTTCCTTATCGAACCATCCTGGAAAATGCAGAATATGGTTTGGAAATCCAAAAGGTACCCAAAGAAGAACGAAGAAAGCGGGCAAAGGAAGCGTTGGAACTTGTTGGTCTTGGGAACTATTTAGAACAAACCCCCGGCCAGCTATCAGGCGGTATGCAACAGCGTGTTGGACTTGCACGGGCACTTGCCAATGACCCGGAAGTGCTATTGATGGACGAAGCATTTTCCGCACTTGATCCATTAATCCGTAAAGATATGCAGGACGAACTCATTGATTTACAAGCTAAAATGCAGAAAACCATTATATTCATCACACATGATTTGGATGAGGCATTGCGGCTTGGTGATCGAATCGCCCTGATGAAGGATGGATCGATCGTCCAGATTGGTACACCAGAGGAAATTCTGGTACATCCAGCCAACGATTATGTGGAAAAATTTGTCGAGGATATTGATCGCTCCAAAGTGTTAACCGCACAACATATTATGCGGCGTCCGGAAACCATCAACATCGAAAAGCATGGTCCGCGGGTAGCCTTGGAACGCATGCGTGAAGAAGGTTTATCAAGTATTTTTGTTGTCGATCGGCATCGCAATTTGAAAGGATATGTCACGGCAGAAGATGCTTCAGATGCCAGAAAAAATGATGTTCGCGATATTAATGAAATTATTAAAAATGACATACCGCGGGTTGAAAGTGATACACCCATGAACGACATCTTTAATATCATTTACGATGCTCCAATTCCGGTTGCTGTTGTGGAAGATGGTAAACTACTGGGAATTATTATTCGCGGTACGGTAATCTCAGCATTGGCCGGTGAAGGAGAGGTGAATTTGAATGCTTGA